One window from the genome of Bubalus kerabau isolate K-KA32 ecotype Philippines breed swamp buffalo chromosome 17, PCC_UOA_SB_1v2, whole genome shotgun sequence encodes:
- the CFAP20 gene encoding cilia- and flagella-associated protein 20 — MFKNTFQSGFLSILYSIGSKPLQIWDKKVRNGHIKRITDNDIQSLVLEIEGTNVSTTYITCPADPKKTLGIKLPFLVMIIKNLKKYFTFEVQVLDDKNVRRRFRASNYQSTTRVKPFICTMPMRLDDGWNQIQFNLSDFTRRAYGTNYIETLRVQIHANCRIRRVYFSDRLYSEDELPAEFKLYLPVQNKAKQ, encoded by the exons ATGTTCAAAAACACGTTCCAGAGCGGCTTCCTCTCCATCCTCTACAGCATCGGCAGCAAACCCCTGCAGATCTGGGACAAAAAG GTACGGAATGGCCACATCAAAAGAATCACTGATAATGACATCCAGTCCCTGGTGCTAGAGATTGAAGGAACAAACGTCAG CACCACGTATATCACATGTCCTGCAGACCCAAAGAAAACACTGGGAATTAAACTTCCCTTCCTTGTCATGATCATCAAAAACCTGAAGAAATATTTTACCTTTGAAGTACAG GTACTAGATGATAAGAACGTGCGTCGGCGGTTTCGGGCAAGCAACTACCAGAGCACCACCCGGGTCAAGCCCTTCATCTGTACCATGCCCATGCGGCTGGATGACGGCTGGAACCAGATTCAGTTCAACCTGTCAGACTTCACTCGGCGGGCCTATGGCACAAATTACATTGAGACCCTCAGGGTGCAG ATCCATGCAAACTGTCGCATCCGACGGGTTTACTTCTCAGACAGACTCTATTCAGAAGACGAACTGCCAGCAGAGTTCAAACTGTATCTCCCAGTTCAGAACAAGGCAAAG cAATAA